A genome region from Thermodesulfobacteriota bacterium includes the following:
- a CDS encoding SCP2 sterol-binding domain-containing protein, producing MDTPKDVFDKMERKIRERIDEFLKLGGVYKFVLNGRGGGTWIVDLRKDSFGVRESDEEAQCGVAISSEDFIKIATGKLKAESAFMTGRIKFSGDLGLAMKLGKLFSK from the coding sequence ATGGATACTCCAAAAGATGTATTCGATAAAATGGAGAGGAAAATCAGGGAGAGGATAGACGAATTTTTGAAGTTGGGTGGTGTCTATAAATTTGTATTAAACGGGCGTGGCGGAGGCACCTGGATAGTCGACCTTCGGAAGGACTCTTTCGGTGTCAGGGAGAGTGACGAAGAAGCTCAGTGCGGAGTTGCTATTTCATCCGAAGATTTCATCAAGATAGCTACCGGAAAGCTAAAAGCGGAAAGCGCATTCATGACCGGCAGAATAAAATTTTCCGGCGACCTTGGATTAGCGATGAAATTGGGAAAGCTCTTTAGCAAATAA